One bacterium genomic window carries:
- a CDS encoding FAD-dependent oxidoreductase → MSTEVYDITIIGGGPAGLFASFYAGLRDAKTKIIESTNELGGALVHEYPNEVLRDVAGFVLITAKKLAENFIEQAMMYEHAICKNEIVSALEFDKTAKVWTVTTNKGAHKSKAVVLALGTMEKVQTKSKLLVESLKKNGVKINEQGIAVDATMNAGMPGLYACGDVISKAKELNFISMATAEAAMAVNNAKKYVNPEVDTFPGYSTDIRKDKPNYHTNPLAD, encoded by the coding sequence ATGTCAACAGAAGTTTACGACATCACGATAATTGGCGGCGGTCCGGCTGGACTCTTCGCCTCTTTCTATGCGGGCTTGCGCGATGCCAAAACCAAGATCATTGAATCTACCAACGAACTCGGCGGAGCGTTAGTGCACGAATATCCGAATGAAGTCCTGCGCGATGTTGCCGGCTTCGTCTTGATTACCGCCAAGAAGCTCGCTGAGAATTTCATCGAGCAGGCGATGATGTACGAACACGCCATCTGCAAAAATGAAATCGTCAGCGCGCTTGAGTTCGACAAGACTGCCAAAGTCTGGACCGTGACGACCAACAAGGGCGCTCATAAGTCCAAAGCTGTAGTCCTTGCCCTCGGCACAATGGAGAAAGTTCAGACCAAGAGCAAACTCCTCGTCGAGTCGCTCAAGAAAAACGGCGTCAAGATCAACGAGCAGGGCATTGCCGTCGATGCCACGATGAATGCCGGGATGCCGGGACTCTATGCTTGCGGTGACGTCATCAGCAAAGCCAAAGAGCTGAACTTCATTTCGATGGCTACCGCCGAAGCCGCCATGGCGGTCAACAACGCCAAGAAGTATGTTAATCCCGAGGTTGACACCTTCCCCGGTTACTCGACCGATATTCGCAAAGACAAGCCGAACTATCACACCAATCCGTTGGCTGATTAG
- a CDS encoding antibiotic biosynthesis monooxygenase, which translates to MFVMMNRMSVPEEYREKFEHMFKTRAGAVDRRPGFIKAEILKPTQGNEYIVMTHWESESDFEGWTKSPEYIEGHRRVGEFKGPDGKIVLTSKVEKYEVFAS; encoded by the coding sequence ATGTTTGTAATGATGAATCGCATGTCGGTACCGGAAGAGTACCGCGAGAAGTTCGAGCACATGTTCAAGACCCGTGCCGGTGCCGTCGACCGTCGTCCCGGGTTTATCAAAGCCGAAATACTTAAGCCTACTCAAGGCAATGAATATATTGTAATGACTCATTGGGAATCCGAATCCGATTTCGAGGGTTGGACCAAGAGCCCCGAGTATATCGAAGGCCATCGCCGCGTCGGCGAATTCAAAGGACCAGACGGCAAAATCGTCCTGACTTCGAAAGTCGAGAAGTATGAAGTCTTCGCCTCCTAA
- a CDS encoding ABC transporter ATP-binding protein has product MSSTPNQSGHNTLRKYYRRYIWYFLGGIIVLAGANIFLGMSPWLLREAIDSLENPSLPSLAPTDAYYGMQHAMAQTATGVLPWFALAIVGVTLIAGIFRFFARRTIIWASRDIEFELRNEVFNHLLKLSSQFYQRTPTGDIIARLSNDIESVRLMVGPAVMQLINTVMVSIVAFYYMIKISPTLTLYALIPLPLLTIAMWQIGQQTHRRFMKIQDHFSTLSTFVQESMAGIRVIKAYRREKYQQGKFEVVNREYVRLNLDLVKVRALLMPTVIFLVRIVVLIVILVGGADVIKGNITKGEYVAFMAYLLMLVWPMLAVGWVISLYQRGKASLARLDDLLREIPDIQSPENPQRLPQVAGALRFSGLNFTYPGSNVQVLRDINFEVKPGETLAIVGATGSGKSTLISLLMRTYTIPDGTIRIDETDINRMALDDLRGMIGFVRQDSYLFSDTIAANIALSQPKIDMDAVHEAAQVAAFESEVDSFPHKYDTILGERGITLSGGQKQRAAIARALLKQPRILILDDAFSSVDTQTEEMILERLKASRGDITTLLISHRPSTIRRADRIIVLDGGTIVERGTHDELIAGQGRYYEIIRRELLSSELEALE; this is encoded by the coding sequence TTGAGCTCGACACCGAACCAAAGCGGTCATAATACACTCAGAAAGTACTACCGACGGTACATCTGGTACTTCCTTGGCGGCATTATCGTGCTCGCCGGTGCAAACATCTTTCTCGGTATGTCTCCGTGGCTGCTTCGGGAAGCAATAGACTCGCTGGAAAACCCGAGTCTGCCTTCGCTGGCTCCGACCGACGCCTACTACGGAATGCAGCACGCAATGGCCCAAACCGCTACCGGAGTGTTGCCCTGGTTTGCCTTGGCGATAGTTGGAGTGACGCTCATCGCCGGAATCTTCCGCTTCTTTGCCCGCCGAACCATTATCTGGGCATCTCGCGATATCGAGTTCGAGCTTCGCAATGAAGTTTTCAACCATCTGCTGAAATTGTCGTCGCAATTCTATCAGCGCACACCGACTGGCGATATCATCGCACGTCTCTCAAATGACATTGAATCGGTGCGTCTGATGGTCGGTCCGGCAGTAATGCAGTTGATCAACACCGTAATGGTTAGCATCGTGGCGTTCTACTACATGATCAAAATTTCACCGACCTTGACGCTCTATGCGCTCATTCCACTCCCGCTGCTGACAATTGCCATGTGGCAGATCGGCCAACAAACCCATCGCCGCTTCATGAAGATTCAAGATCACTTCTCCACCCTGTCAACATTTGTGCAGGAATCAATGGCAGGAATCCGCGTCATCAAGGCATACCGCCGCGAGAAGTACCAGCAAGGTAAATTCGAAGTCGTCAATCGCGAGTATGTCCGCCTAAACCTCGATCTCGTCAAGGTCCGCGCTCTGCTTATGCCTACCGTCATCTTCCTCGTCCGGATTGTTGTTCTTATTGTGATCCTGGTCGGTGGTGCGGATGTCATCAAAGGCAATATCACCAAAGGCGAATATGTCGCGTTCATGGCATATCTCCTGATGCTCGTCTGGCCGATGCTTGCCGTCGGTTGGGTGATCTCGCTCTATCAACGCGGCAAAGCATCACTAGCTCGATTGGATGACTTGCTCCGCGAGATTCCCGATATCCAATCACCTGAGAATCCGCAGCGTTTACCCCAAGTCGCAGGAGCACTGCGATTCTCCGGGCTGAATTTCACCTATCCCGGCAGCAATGTCCAAGTGCTGCGCGATATCAACTTCGAAGTCAAACCCGGCGAAACGCTTGCAATCGTTGGCGCTACCGGATCCGGCAAGTCTACACTCATTTCGTTGTTGATGCGCACCTATACTATTCCTGACGGTACAATCAGAATCGATGAGACTGACATCAATCGCATGGCTCTCGACGACCTACGTGGAATGATTGGATTCGTCCGCCAGGACTCTTATCTCTTCTCGGATACTATCGCCGCTAACATTGCGCTGTCTCAGCCCAAGATCGATATGGATGCCGTTCACGAAGCCGCTCAGGTCGCTGCGTTCGAAAGCGAAGTCGATTCCTTCCCGCATAAATATGACACGATACTGGGAGAACGCGGTATCACGCTCTCCGGCGGCCAAAAACAGCGCGCCGCGATTGCCCGCGCATTGCTCAAACAACCGCGAATTCTGATTCTCGATGATGCCTTCTCGTCGGTTGATACACAAACCGAAGAAATGATTCTCGAACGGCTCAAAGCATCGCGCGGCGACATTACCACATTGCTCATCAGTCATCGCCCTTCCACAATTCGTCGCGCAGATCGGATTATCGTGCTGGACGGCGGTACGATTGTCGAGCGAGGCACGCATGATGAATTGATCGCCGGACAAGGCCGCTACTACGAGATCATTCGCCGCGAACTGCTCTCTTCTGAACTTGAGGCACTCGAGTAG
- a CDS encoding Crp/Fnr family transcriptional regulator gives MEKLLHNAPLFRELDPQEFESLRGITQLRRFDNETMLFFEGDPATGFFVLLSGRVRIYKSSPDGKEFTLHQITPGQMFAEAAIFRGKTYPANCMAMEDSEAAFIPKDQFISLITKYPNISLKIIGSLSRWLREFAAKLEDLSLKEVPARLASYLLRQQQKLKASSFELDVTKSELASELATISETFSRSLKKLKDLEVIAVEGKRITILDSDHLESIATGEKI, from the coding sequence ATGGAAAAGCTTCTTCACAACGCTCCGTTGTTTCGCGAACTCGATCCGCAGGAGTTTGAATCGTTGCGCGGCATTACCCAGTTGCGTCGATTCGATAACGAGACGATGCTGTTTTTTGAAGGTGATCCAGCGACCGGGTTCTTCGTTTTGTTGTCAGGTAGGGTGCGAATCTATAAATCCTCGCCTGACGGCAAAGAGTTTACGCTTCACCAGATAACGCCGGGGCAGATGTTTGCGGAGGCGGCTATTTTTCGCGGGAAGACCTATCCGGCGAATTGCATGGCGATGGAGGATTCGGAGGCCGCTTTCATTCCCAAGGATCAGTTCATTTCTCTGATAACCAAGTACCCCAATATTTCGCTGAAAATCATTGGAAGCCTTTCCCGCTGGCTGAGGGAATTTGCCGCGAAATTGGAGGACTTGTCGCTTAAGGAAGTCCCGGCGCGTTTAGCGTCGTACCTATTGCGTCAACAGCAGAAACTCAAGGCGAGCAGTTTTGAGCTTGACGTCACGAAAAGCGAATTGGCCAGCGAACTGGCAACTATCAGCGAGACTTTCTCACGCAGCCTCAAGAAACTCAAGGACTTAGAAGTCATTGCCGTCGAAGGGAAACGCATCACCATCCTCGATTCGGACCACTTGGAATCAATCGCCACAGGCGAAAAAATCTGA
- a CDS encoding ferritin family protein — MTDVKKQVEDIIKIGIKTEIEGQHFYSTLAQKIQNPDARKKIESLAIDEVNHERTLRALYKKLVGTDVSELPAEGLAIFKNAFGDGPLAEADKFRLIELAMEAERLTAKHYADGMAKSTDAGIREVFAELTAEEDGHYDMLAAEREALRGNINWFSYGDSSMMEE, encoded by the coding sequence ATGACCGACGTGAAAAAGCAAGTTGAGGATATCATCAAGATCGGAATCAAAACCGAGATTGAGGGCCAGCATTTCTATTCGACGCTGGCTCAGAAGATTCAGAATCCCGACGCCCGTAAGAAGATCGAATCTCTCGCAATCGACGAAGTCAACCACGAGCGGACGTTGCGTGCTTTGTACAAAAAACTCGTCGGCACTGACGTATCAGAGTTGCCGGCAGAAGGACTCGCCATTTTTAAGAACGCTTTTGGCGACGGACCACTTGCGGAAGCTGACAAATTTCGTTTGATTGAGTTGGCGATGGAGGCCGAACGCCTCACTGCCAAGCATTATGCCGACGGCATGGCCAAGTCCACTGATGCCGGCATTCGCGAGGTCTTCGCCGAACTTACGGCCGAAGAAGACGGGCACTATGATATGCTCGCTGCTGAACGTGAAGCTCTGCGCGGCAATATCAATTGGTTCAGCTACGGCGATTCTTCAATGATGGAAGAATAG
- the miaB gene encoding tRNA (N6-isopentenyl adenosine(37)-C2)-methylthiotransferase MiaB, translating into MTLDKTATNGNGNLVTDKLSRHKTVFVETYGCQMNEYDSEIVREILRRSDFSLAETVESAGVILLNTCAIRENAHDKIRSRIGELKHLKKLNKGTILGVLGCMAQNLKKELLEDNTGVDLIAGPDSYKALPVMIDRVHNTGEREFKLTLSEYETYADVFPTNRHGTNAWIAVMRGCDNYCTFCVVPMTRGRERSRDPYNVIEEVKQLADHGFKQVTLLGQNVNSYKFKGFDFAKLITAVSRIEGIERIRFTSPHPKDFPESLLEVVATNPKACKHIHLPLQAGSNRVLDAMNRTYTREYFVKLAERMRALIPGLVLTTDVIVGFPTETEDEFQETMAVMQEVQFDSAFMFKYSERKETMASRTMPDDISDEIKTDRIVRLIDQQRHISYHRNQLHLGESFNVMVEGYGKKPKQLLGRNDGNKIVVFPDTGAKPGDFVNVRIEEVTPNTLIGVVV; encoded by the coding sequence ATGACATTGGACAAGACAGCTACAAACGGCAATGGTAATCTGGTGACCGACAAACTTAGTCGGCACAAGACCGTCTTTGTCGAAACCTACGGCTGTCAGATGAACGAGTACGATTCCGAAATCGTCCGCGAGATTCTGCGCCGAAGCGATTTCTCCTTGGCTGAAACCGTCGAATCTGCCGGAGTCATTCTTCTCAATACCTGTGCCATTCGGGAAAATGCTCACGATAAGATTCGTTCGCGCATTGGCGAACTCAAACATCTCAAGAAACTCAACAAGGGCACGATTCTTGGCGTTCTCGGCTGTATGGCGCAAAATCTCAAGAAAGAACTGCTCGAAGACAACACCGGTGTCGACCTGATTGCTGGTCCTGATTCCTACAAAGCACTGCCCGTCATGATCGACCGCGTTCACAATACCGGCGAGCGCGAGTTCAAACTGACATTATCCGAGTATGAGACCTACGCTGACGTGTTCCCGACCAACCGCCACGGCACCAATGCCTGGATCGCCGTCATGCGCGGTTGCGACAACTACTGCACTTTCTGCGTAGTGCCAATGACCCGTGGCCGCGAACGCAGCCGTGATCCATACAATGTCATCGAGGAAGTTAAGCAACTTGCCGACCATGGCTTCAAGCAAGTCACCCTACTTGGCCAGAATGTCAATTCCTACAAGTTCAAGGGCTTTGACTTCGCCAAACTGATCACCGCAGTCAGCCGCATTGAAGGCATCGAGCGAATTCGCTTTACCTCGCCGCACCCGAAAGATTTTCCCGAATCGCTTTTGGAAGTTGTCGCAACGAATCCCAAAGCGTGCAAACACATCCACCTGCCGCTGCAAGCCGGTTCGAACCGTGTCCTTGACGCCATGAACCGCACCTACACACGCGAGTACTTCGTCAAACTCGCAGAGCGTATGCGCGCACTCATCCCCGGACTGGTGCTTACAACCGACGTCATCGTCGGATTCCCCACCGAGACCGAGGACGAATTCCAGGAGACGATGGCGGTTATGCAGGAAGTCCAATTTGATTCCGCGTTTATGTTCAAATACTCCGAGCGCAAAGAAACTATGGCCTCGCGCACAATGCCCGATGATATCTCTGACGAAATCAAGACTGACCGCATTGTTCGCCTTATTGACCAACAACGGCACATCTCCTATCACCGCAATCAGCTTCATCTCGGCGAATCCTTCAACGTTATGGTCGAAGGCTACGGCAAGAAACCGAAACAGCTCCTTGGCCGCAATGACGGCAACAAAATCGTCGTTTTCCCCGATACCGGCGCCAAACCCGGCGATTTCGTCAATGTCAGAATTGAAGAAGTCACCCCCAATACACTAATTGGCGTCGTCGTCTGA
- a CDS encoding methylated-DNA--[protein]-cysteine S-methyltransferase, producing the protein MNETKVTYCNFDSPLGEMIAGATDDGVCFLEWHDRGGVERIKERVIKRYRAQLEEGSNRHLELLKKELEKYFSGSLKKFTVPVAVKGTPFEMRDWEQLLEIPYGSTISYGELARRMGNANASRAVGRANGANYLSIVIPCHRVIEANGKLRGYGGGLWRKQHLIDLEAGIAPSFIENPAAKTSTNATR; encoded by the coding sequence ATGAACGAAACTAAAGTTACGTACTGCAATTTTGACAGTCCGCTGGGCGAGATGATAGCCGGGGCGACGGATGACGGGGTTTGTTTTCTCGAATGGCATGATCGCGGCGGCGTTGAGCGAATCAAAGAGCGGGTCATCAAGCGTTATCGGGCTCAGCTTGAAGAGGGGAGTAATCGTCATCTGGAATTGCTCAAGAAGGAACTGGAGAAGTACTTCTCCGGTAGCTTGAAGAAGTTCACTGTGCCGGTTGCTGTGAAGGGGACGCCATTTGAAATGCGCGATTGGGAACAGTTACTGGAGATACCGTATGGCAGTACAATATCGTATGGCGAACTGGCTCGCCGGATGGGGAACGCGAACGCTTCGCGGGCAGTTGGACGCGCTAACGGTGCCAACTATTTGTCGATAGTGATACCGTGTCATCGTGTTATCGAAGCCAATGGCAAGTTACGTGGCTATGGCGGCGGTCTGTGGCGCAAGCAGCATTTGATCGATCTTGAGGCGGGTATTGCTCCATCATTCATCGAGAATCCGGCAGCGAAGACGAGCACAAACGCGACTCGGTAG
- a CDS encoding methylphosphotriester-DNA--protein-cysteine methyltransferase family protein: MMSKDAGFDGKFYVGVHSTGIYCLPSCKARKPLLKNVVFYSTREEAIAAGLRSCKRCAAERYPDYLPVWLHVVLRYMREHKQDRLNEIALIKLSGVDISTIRRYFKQHLKATPLEFHRRIRLNFARELIEQGHDYLTACYECGYESASGFRDAFSKQFGKPPGAFYERN; this comes from the coding sequence ATGATGAGCAAGGATGCAGGTTTCGACGGCAAGTTTTATGTCGGAGTTCACTCGACCGGGATATACTGCCTGCCGTCGTGCAAAGCGCGTAAGCCGCTGCTCAAGAATGTGGTGTTCTACTCCACACGCGAGGAAGCAATAGCTGCGGGTTTGAGAAGCTGTAAGCGGTGCGCAGCGGAGCGATATCCCGACTATCTTCCCGTTTGGCTGCATGTGGTTCTTCGGTATATGCGCGAACACAAGCAGGACCGGCTCAATGAGATTGCACTAATCAAACTAAGCGGCGTGGATATTTCTACAATTAGGCGCTATTTCAAACAACATCTTAAGGCAACGCCGCTGGAATTTCACCGGCGGATCAGACTGAACTTTGCCCGCGAGTTAATCGAGCAGGGGCATGACTACCTTACGGCCTGCTACGAGTGCGGTTATGAATCGGCATCGGGATTCCGCGATGCCTTTAGCAAACAATTTGGCAAACCGCCGGGAGCATTTTATGAACGAAACTAA
- a CDS encoding DUF1926 domain-containing protein yields MKKVKFCFGIHNHQPVGNFGWVIEDAYQKSYLPFLQLLDRFPSIRISLHFTGILYDWIKQFHPDCFDLIRKMQNRGQLELLTGGFYEPILPAIPDRDKVGQILMQSDFIEHEFGVRPTGMWLAERVWEPGLAKHLNQAGVKYTILDDIHFRYAGLEESQLDGYYVTEDQGYQIALFPIAKKLRYTIPFADPEDTIAYLRSLATESGDSIAVYADDGEKFGVWPKTYEHCFVDGWLERFLTMLTNNLDWIEMTTFSEALASVPAKGRVYLPTASYSEMNEWAMPVSAIERYEDFVHKLKDSKLYEEFEPFVKGGFWRNFQTKYDESNNLHKRMLLVSDLLELNRKNMPPAKFEQARKLLYAGQCNCPYWHGVFGGLYLPHLRGAVFQELVAAEAVINATLADAGNTRVEMRDIDCDGRDEVVVTTPLIKAIIAPELGGMLTELDHFGIAKNLIDIVGRRKEGYHRKLLHRDEASNASTKSIHDLVMVKEEGLENLLIEDSYRRGIFVDHFSSVNAVQKDFELTKFATLVGHCQQPYCVALESSKSSATVKLSRVNKISTTQGPADLEILKTLKFASNQRGISSSYEIHNQSNQSLAFCFGSEIGLGSFPFPNTESFLLDANGGRLDLGISHELSNSPSVAIYSRLYRFLLKIAVNRNATIWTHPLWTVSLSEGGFEKVLQGTIMLLHWSIELAPGAVWSAEISLEDHANTDESAIPGKS; encoded by the coding sequence TTGAAGAAAGTCAAATTCTGTTTCGGGATACACAATCACCAACCAGTCGGAAACTTCGGTTGGGTAATCGAAGACGCATACCAAAAATCATATCTGCCGTTCTTGCAGTTGCTTGACCGCTTCCCCTCGATTCGTATCTCCCTGCATTTCACCGGCATTCTCTACGACTGGATCAAGCAATTCCATCCCGACTGTTTCGACTTAATCCGCAAAATGCAGAATCGCGGACAGCTCGAGCTTCTCACCGGCGGATTCTACGAGCCAATTCTTCCGGCAATTCCCGATCGCGACAAAGTCGGTCAAATTCTCATGCAATCTGATTTCATCGAACATGAATTCGGCGTCCGTCCGACCGGCATGTGGCTCGCCGAACGCGTCTGGGAACCGGGACTAGCCAAACACCTCAATCAGGCAGGCGTCAAATACACCATCCTTGATGACATCCACTTCCGTTATGCCGGCCTCGAAGAGTCCCAGTTGGATGGCTACTATGTCACCGAAGACCAAGGCTACCAGATCGCTCTTTTCCCAATCGCCAAAAAATTGCGCTACACAATTCCCTTTGCCGATCCGGAAGACACCATCGCCTATCTCCGCAGTCTCGCCACTGAATCAGGCGACAGCATCGCCGTCTATGCCGATGACGGCGAAAAATTCGGAGTTTGGCCCAAGACCTATGAGCATTGCTTCGTCGATGGCTGGCTCGAACGCTTCTTAACGATGCTCACAAACAATCTGGACTGGATCGAAATGACCACCTTCTCGGAAGCGCTCGCCTCAGTCCCAGCCAAAGGCCGCGTTTACTTGCCGACAGCCTCATATTCCGAAATGAATGAATGGGCAATGCCCGTCTCCGCAATCGAACGATATGAGGATTTCGTCCACAAGTTGAAAGATTCCAAGCTCTACGAGGAATTTGAGCCGTTCGTCAAAGGCGGATTCTGGCGCAACTTCCAGACCAAGTATGACGAAAGCAACAACCTGCACAAACGCATGTTGCTCGTCAGCGACCTGCTCGAGCTCAATCGCAAAAACATGCCGCCAGCCAAATTTGAACAAGCTCGCAAATTGCTCTATGCCGGCCAATGCAATTGCCCTTACTGGCACGGCGTTTTTGGCGGCCTCTATTTGCCGCATCTGCGTGGCGCCGTCTTTCAGGAATTGGTCGCCGCCGAAGCTGTAATTAATGCGACTCTTGCGGATGCTGGCAATACCCGGGTCGAAATGCGCGACATCGACTGCGATGGCCGCGACGAAGTCGTCGTCACCACGCCTTTAATCAAAGCAATCATCGCTCCCGAACTTGGCGGCATGCTCACCGAACTCGATCACTTCGGCATCGCAAAGAATCTCATCGATATCGTCGGTCGCCGCAAGGAAGGCTATCACCGGAAATTGCTCCATCGCGATGAAGCCTCAAACGCCTCCACCAAGTCGATTCACGATTTAGTCATGGTCAAAGAAGAAGGTCTCGAGAATCTTCTCATCGAGGACTCCTACCGTCGCGGCATCTTTGTCGATCATTTTTCTTCAGTGAATGCAGTTCAAAAGGACTTTGAGCTGACCAAGTTCGCTACCCTCGTGGGGCATTGCCAGCAGCCGTATTGTGTCGCGCTTGAATCTTCGAAAAGCTCGGCTACAGTCAAATTGTCTCGAGTAAACAAGATTAGTACCACGCAGGGTCCAGCCGATTTGGAAATCCTCAAGACTCTCAAGTTCGCATCCAACCAACGCGGCATTTCCTCCAGCTACGAGATTCACAATCAAAGCAATCAGAGTCTTGCCTTCTGTTTCGGCTCCGAAATCGGCCTCGGCAGCTTCCCATTCCCGAACACCGAATCATTCTTGCTGGATGCCAATGGCGGCCGTCTTGACCTCGGAATTAGCCATGAGCTGAGCAACAGCCCCAGTGTGGCAATTTACAGCCGCCTCTATCGATTCCTCTTGAAGATCGCCGTCAATCGCAATGCGACAATATGGACCCACCCTCTTTGGACAGTCTCACTCTCCGAAGGCGGATTCGAGAAGGTCCTGCAGGGCACAATCATGCTCCTGCACTGGAGCATTGAATTGGCGCCGGGCGCGGTTTGGTCGGCAGAAATCAGCCTCGAAGACCACGCAAATACCGACGAGTCGGCAATCCCCGGGAAGTCGTAG
- a CDS encoding TlpA family protein disulfide reductase, with protein MNKLVKNVGVGILVLVIAAAGMYLGMSVKSMQASQDSEFLQHSGPTSKLQVGTTFPDLELITSDSGTIRTSEMIDQDGSVFVFMEVGCPPCETMTQKWQELINSGEIAEDQVIGVSFEELKYVQTYAKKRGLTFPIYADTGMVFMRNYGVAEFPLAVVVGKAGEVKMYTFDARVSFDADELNKQMSD; from the coding sequence ATGAACAAGTTGGTCAAGAACGTCGGAGTCGGAATCTTGGTGCTGGTCATAGCGGCTGCGGGTATGTATCTCGGTATGTCGGTCAAGTCGATGCAGGCATCGCAAGATAGTGAGTTTTTGCAGCATTCCGGGCCGACATCGAAGCTTCAAGTGGGAACGACATTTCCTGACCTCGAGCTTATTACTTCCGATTCGGGGACCATTCGGACAAGCGAAATGATTGACCAAGACGGCTCGGTCTTTGTGTTTATGGAAGTTGGTTGTCCGCCGTGTGAGACGATGACACAGAAGTGGCAGGAGCTGATTAACTCCGGGGAAATCGCAGAAGATCAGGTGATCGGAGTTAGTTTCGAAGAACTGAAGTATGTACAGACGTATGCGAAAAAGCGCGGGCTGACTTTTCCAATTTATGCAGACACCGGAATGGTATTCATGCGAAATTACGGGGTTGCCGAGTTTCCGCTGGCGGTAGTAGTCGGGAAAGCTGGAGAAGTGAAAATGTACACTTTCGATGCGCGGGTGTCATTCGATGCGGACGAGCTGAATAAGCAGATGTCAGACTAG
- a CDS encoding DinB family protein gives MSQVEKIADQLKRAVYGDAWHGPSVLENLEGVTAKQAINKPIPNAHSIWEITLHITAWFRIVAQRLEGEDPEVTREIDWPAIEDPSAKAWVAAVADIKRAYKEYQKVVDKTMDNELFVELPGRGFDLYHLYHGMVQHCTYHAGQIAILKKAQE, from the coding sequence ATGTCCCAAGTTGAAAAGATCGCTGATCAACTCAAGCGTGCCGTTTACGGCGATGCTTGGCACGGACCTTCCGTGCTCGAGAACCTCGAGGGCGTAACCGCAAAACAAGCCATTAACAAACCGATTCCAAACGCGCATAGTATCTGGGAAATCACCCTTCATATCACCGCCTGGTTTCGCATCGTGGCTCAGCGGCTTGAAGGCGAAGACCCCGAAGTCACCCGCGAAATCGACTGGCCGGCAATTGAAGATCCGTCAGCCAAAGCATGGGTCGCCGCCGTCGCTGATATCAAGCGTGCCTACAAGGAGTATCAGAAGGTGGTTGACAAGACCATGGACAACGAGCTATTCGTCGAACTCCCGGGCCGCGGTTTCGATCTGTACCATCTCTATCACGGAATGGTGCAGCACTGTACCTATCACGCTGGGCAAATTGCGATTCTTAAGAAAGCACAGGAGTAG
- a CDS encoding iron-sulfur cluster assembly scaffold protein: protein MATKSPLQRGVFAVTQSDHSFSPDVVDHFLHPRNVGSVENATAAVELVNEICGDNLQMSVKISAGKIEAIKFRSEGCAVAVASASKLTEAVTGRTIAEADNLAKSAVASVQQGTHSEKQHCLEIVLLAWQKLLAEINTK from the coding sequence ATGGCGACTAAGTCGCCTTTACAGCGAGGTGTATTCGCAGTGACACAGTCAGATCATTCATTCTCGCCGGACGTCGTTGACCACTTCCTCCATCCGCGAAATGTCGGGTCGGTCGAAAACGCAACGGCAGCGGTCGAACTTGTGAACGAAATCTGCGGTGACAACCTGCAAATGTCGGTGAAGATTTCCGCCGGCAAGATCGAGGCCATCAAGTTTCGATCGGAAGGCTGCGCCGTCGCAGTAGCATCAGCGTCCAAGCTAACCGAAGCTGTCACTGGCCGGACTATCGCCGAGGCAGACAATCTCGCCAAATCTGCCGTTGCCTCTGTTCAGCAAGGCACGCACAGCGAGAAACAGCACTGCCTTGAAATTGTTCTGCTTGCCTGGCAGAAGCTGTTGGCAGAAATAAACACGAAATGA